One Manihot esculenta cultivar AM560-2 chromosome 6, M.esculenta_v8, whole genome shotgun sequence DNA segment encodes these proteins:
- the LOC110616985 gene encoding WRKY transcription factor 72B: MEDVFRRSGHGALPKENKPDDYHSSAGYHHQHEAACKEEILAKVGSKRAYHESSEDLKSLAEHDKDLSLTNQVDVANDKKERSTLESDSKASSSSQKKQDNWLESTRAEMGEVREENQRLRMYLGQLMKDYQALQIKFYNTIQQEKTKKSTSAVDTSHQVVEEDDLVSLSLGRFSSKSIKDQKSKIYSNGKDDEPATNEGHLSLGLDCKFKVSISHNADGELLANPTSPVNSSEDQQKEEAGKMIKAMPSGGDDEMVQQNPLKKARVSVRTRCDTPTMNDGCQWRKYGQKIAKGNPCPRAYYRCTITPSCPVRKQVQRCAEDVSILITTYEGTHNHPLPLSATAMASATSAAASMLLSGSASSSSRTGPNPSAISSTTAADLHGLNFCLSDNSMSKQFYLHNSSLSASPSHPTITLDLTSNPSPSPSQFNRFSSSYAPILKSAPAGLYFSSDIPNAAPWGNGLLSYGSASQPYNRTLQGTLNVSGRPPIEGSHFQPYMQKKTESSLQQPLPDTIAAATEVITSDPSFQSALAGALISIIGSGSTNVGGVDNFAQKLKLGEHFPVASGCSSSPTTKASIACATSYLNKTTSANSQPANLMFLPPSLSFPSTKSASASPADNRDTPK; this comes from the exons ATGGAGGATGTCTTCAGAAGATCTGGTCATGGAGCTCTGCCCAAGGAAAATAAACCAGATGATTATCATTCTAGCGCTGGTTATCATCATCAGCATGAAGCTGCATGCAAAGAAGAGATTCTTGCTAAG GTTGGAAGCAAAAGAGCATACCATGAGAGTAGTGAAGATCTCAAGTCTTTGGCAGAACATGATAAGGATTTAAGCTTGACCAATCAG GTAGATGTCGCAAATGATAAGAAGGAAAGATCCACCCTGGAATCTGATTCAAAAGCGTCTTCTTCCAGCCAAAAGAAACAG GATAATTGGCTTGAATCAACCAGAGCTGAAATGGGAGAAGTGAGAGAAGAAAATCAAAGGCTGAGAATGTATTTGGGTCAACTGATGAAGGATTACCAAGCccttcaaattaaattttataacactATCCAAcaagaaaaaacaaagaaatCTACCTCAGCAGTTGATACCAGTCATCAAGTAGTTGAAGAAGACGACCTTGTTTCCCTTAGTCTAGGGAGATTTTCAAGTAAATCCATAAAGGATCAAAAGAGCAAAATTTATAGCAATGGGAAAGACGATGAGCCGGCTACTAATGAAGGTCATTTGTCTCTTGGACTAGACTGCAAGTTTAAAGTCTCCATATCTCATAATGCAGATGGTGAACTTTTGGCCAATCCAACAAGTCCGGTGAACAGCTCTGAAGATCAACAAAAGGAAGAAGCTGGGAAGATGATCAAGGCAATGCCAAGTGGAGGAGATGATGAAATGGTGCAACAGAACCCTCTTAAGAAAGCTAGGGTTAGTGTGAGAACTAGATGTGATACTCCAACG ATGAACGACGGATGCCAGTGGAGGAAATATGGACAGAAAATTGCAAAAGGAAACCCATGCCCACGAGCTTACTATCGTTGCACTATTACACCATCTTGTCCAGTAAGGAAACAG GTTCAAAGATGCGCTGAGGATGTATCCATTTTAATCACCACCTATGAAGGAACACACAACCACCCACTTCCTCTTTCCGCCACGGCTATGGCTTCCGCCACCTCTGCTGCTGCTTCAATGCTGTTGTCTGGGTCAGCATCATCAAGTTCTCGAACCGGCCCCAACCCTTCAGCGATCTCCAGCACCACTGCTGCTGACCTTCATGGACTAAACTTTTGCCTATCAGATAACTCAATGTCGAAGCAATTCTACTTGCACAACTCTTCACTTTCAGCTTCACCTTCGCACCCAACAATCACTCTCGACCTAACTTCAAATCCATCTCCATCTCCATCTCAATTCAATAGATTTTCTTCCAGTTATGCTCCAATACTAAAATCCGCTCCCGCCGGTCTATACTTCAGCTCTGACATACCTAATGCGGCGCCCTGGGGCAATGGGCTCCTTAGCTACGGTAGTGCTTCACAACCCTACAACAGGACCCTACAAGGAACTTTAAACGTAAGTGGTAGACCACCCATAGAAGGTAGCCATTTTCAACCCTACATGCAGAAGAAAACCGAATCTAGTCTTCAGCAGCCATTACCGGATACCATAGCTGCCGCAACCGAGGTGATAACCTCAGACCCTAGTTTCCAATCAGCTCTAGCGGGAGCTTTGATATCTATCATTGGCAGTGGTAGTACAAATGTGGGCGGAGTGGATAACTTTGCCCAGAAGTTGAAGTTGGGTGAACACTTTCCTGTGGCTAGTGGTTGCTCATCATCGCCAACAACTAAAGCCAGTATTGCATGTGCAACAAGCTACTTGAATAAGACGACTTCAGCAAATTCTCAACCTGCTAATTTGATGTTTCTGCCACCTTCACTGTCTTTCCCTTCTACAAAGAGCGCATCTGCATCTCCTGCGGACAACAGAGACACCCCCAAATAA
- the LOC110617594 gene encoding hypersensitive-induced response protein-like protein 1, giving the protein MGNLFCCVQVDQSTVAIKERFGKFDEVLEPGCHCLPWIFGSQLAGHLSLRLQQLDVRCETKTKDNVFVNVVASIQYRALADKASDAFYKLSNTRIQIQAYVFDVIRASVPKLDLDDAFEQKNEIAKAVEDELEKAMSAYGYEIVQTLIVDIEPDEHVKRAMNEINAAARLRVAAKEKAEAEKILQIKRAEGEAEAKYLAGLGIARQRQAIVDGLRDSVLGFSENVPGTTAKDIMDMVLVTQYFDTMKEIGAASKSSAVFIPHGPGAIRDVASQIRDGLLQASAHTSG; this is encoded by the exons ATGGGTAATCTGTTTTGCTGCGTGCAAGTTGACCAGTCTACAGTAGCTATCAAGGAGAGATTTGGGAAATTTGATGAAGTTCTTGAGCCTGGATGCCATTGCCTACCTTGGATTTTTGGAAGCCAGCTTGCAGGCCATTTGTCACTGAGGTTGCAGCAGTTGGATGTTCGTTGTGAGACCAAGACAAAG GACAATGTTTTTGTTAATGTTGTTGCATCTATTCAATACCGAGCTCTGGCAGATAAAGCAAGTGATGCTTTCTACAAACTGAGCAACACAAGAATCCAAATCCAGGCCTATGTTTTTGATG TTATTAGGGCAAgtgttccaaaacttgatcttgatGATGCTTTTGAGCAGAAGAATGAAATTGCCAAAGCCGTGGAAGATGAACTTGAAAAG GCTATGTCTGCTTATGGATATGAAATTGTGCAAACACTCATTGTTGATATAGAACCAGATGAACATGTGAAGCGGGCAATGAATGAAATAAATGCAG CTGCAAGGCTGAGGGTGGCAGCAAAAGAGAAGGCAGAGGCTGAGAAGATTCTCCAAATTAAGCGAGCTGAGGGTGAGGCTGAAGCAAAGTATCTTGCTGGACTGGGTATTGCTCGTCAGAGACAAGCAATCGTAGATGGATTAAGGGATAGTGTGCTGGGTTTCTCTGAAAATGTACCGGGCACCACTGCAAAAGATATTATGGACATGGTCCTTGTCACTCAATATTTTGACACAATGAAGGAAATTGGTGCTGCCTCTAAATCGTCTGCCGTGTTTATTCCCCATGGACCTGGTGCTATTCGTGATGTTGCTTCTCAGATTCGTGATGGACTTCTCCAGGCTTCTGCCCATACCAGTGGCTGA
- the LOC110616885 gene encoding protein QUIRKY — MTTPSQPPTPLRKLLVEVVNARDLLPKDGQGSSSPYVLAAFDGQKRRTSTKFRDLNPEWNEKLEFIVSDPDNMEFEELEIEVFNDKKYGNGSGRKNHFLGRLKLYGSQFAKRGEEELVYFPLEKRSVFSWIRGEIGLKICYYDELVVEDQQPPPPSDKDAPLPQEQPKSPAIVVVEEGRPFEFLARPETFHSHRFGDGSDLPPVVVVEESPPPVVHLHSESPVCEPAEPQAEGLYTSDLRKMQTTRFAACAGARVRVPKRPDGEYSPRVISGKFTGENERVNPYNLVEPMQYLFVRIVRARGLSHNNSPYVKIRTSSNGLRSKPAIYRTGEPTNSPEWHQVFALSYDRLDLRSSTLEISVWDSPEQYLGDICLDLSDVPVRDPLDSALTPQWYHLESGPGQISSRVSGDIQLSVWIGTQKDDAFPEAWNSNAPHAAHTRSKIYQSPKLWYLRVTILEVQDVQITSNLSPLTTPEIRVKAHLGFQSVRSRRGSMNNHNASFHWNEDLIFVAGEPLEDSLIVVVEGRTNREAIPLGHVMVPLSSIEQRIEERYVVPKWFALEGRASIGPNGAGVGYHGRIHLRLCLEGGYHVLDEAAQVCSDFRPTAKQLWKPAIGMLELGILGARGLMPMQHNVNRVLRGKGSTNAYCVAKYGKKWVRTRTITDSFDPRWNEQYTWQVYDPCTVLTIGVFDNSRIFADSTEHKFDTRIGKVRIRVSTLDSNKVYISSYPLLVLQRSGLKKMGEIELAVRFVCPSLLPQTCTVYGQPLLPRMHYLRPLGAAQQEALRGAAIKMVASWLGRFEPPLEPEVVQYMLDADSHSWSMRKSKANWFRIVAVLAWAVGLAKWLHNIRMWKNSTTTVLVHILYLVLVWFPDLIVPTGFLYMFLVGVWYYRFRPKIPAGMDTRLSQAETLDPDELDEEFDTIPSSKPPEIIRARYDRLRILAARVQTVLGDLATQGERVQALVSWRDPRATKLFIVVCLAITIILYVVPPKMVAVALGFYYLRHPMFRNPKPPANLNFFRRLPSLSDRLM; from the coding sequence ATGACGACGCCCTCTCAACCGCCAACGCCCCTTCGCAAGCTGCTTGTCGAAGTAGTCAATGCGCGTGATCTTCTTCCCAAGGATGGCCAGGGGAGTTCCAGTCCTTATGTCCTTGCTGCTTTCGATGGCCAGAAGAGGCGAACCTCCACCAAGTTTCGGGACCTCAATCCTGAATGGAATGAGAAGCTCGAGTTTATTGTCTCTGACCCGGATAATATGGAATTCGAGGAGCTCGAAATCGAGGTCTTTAATGATAAGAAGTATGGTAATGGCAGCGGCCGGAAAAATCATTTCTTGGGGCGGCTCAAGTTATACGGTTCTCAATTTGCTAAGAGAGGAGAAGAGGAGCTTGTTTATTTCCCTCTTGAGAAGAGGAGTGTTTTTAGCTGGATTAGAGGAGAAATTGGGTTGAAAATTTGTTACTATGATGAGTTGGTAGTCGAGGACCAGCAGCCTCCGCCTCCGTCGGATAAGGATGCACCGCTACCACAGGAACAGCCCAAGTCTCCGGCGATTGTCGTGGTGGAAGAAGGCAGACCTTTCGAGTTTCTTGCACGTCCTGAGACTTTCCATAGTCATCGTTTTGGCGACGGTTCTGACTTGCCTCCTGTCGTCGTTGTCGAGGAATCTCCGCCTCCTGTGGTGCATTTACACTCAGAATCACCTGTTTGTGAGCCAGCAGAGCCACAGGCAGAGGGTCTCTACACCTCGGACTTGAGGAAGATGCAGACAACACGATTTGCTGCTTGTGCTGGCGCGAGAGTGAGAGTACCAAAGCGGCCTGATGGAGAATACTCTCCAAGAGTGATCTCTGGAAAATTTACTGGAGAAAACGAGAGAGTTAATCCGTACAATCTCGTTGAACCAATGCAGTACTTGTTCGTCAGAATAGTGAGAGCTCGGGGTTTATCGCACAACAACAGTCCATACGTGAAGATCAGAACTTCGAGTAATGGTTTGAGATCTAAACCTGCGATTTACAGAACCGGTGAGCCAACCAATTCGCCCGAGTGGCATCAGGTATTTGCATTGAGTTACGACAGACTTGACTTGCGCAGCTCGACTCTAGAAATCTCAGTTTGGGACTCGCCGGAGCAGTATCTTGGTGACATATGCCTCGATCTTTCCGATGTTCCTGTGAGGGACCCACTAGACAGTGCCTTGACTCCTCAATGGTACCACCTAGAGAGTGGCCCCGGTCAGATCAGCAGTAGAGTCTCCGGCGATATTCAGCTATCAGTCTGGATTGGAACTCAAAAAGATGATGCTTTCCCAGAGGCATGGAACTCTAATGCACCACATGCAGCTCACACGCGATCAAAGATTTACCAGTCTCCGAAGCTTTGGTATTTAAGAGTCACGATTCTTGAAGTACAAGATGTGCAGATTACTTCGAATCTGTCTCCGTTAACAACGCCAGAGATTCGAGTCAAGGCTCATCTTGGATTTCAATCTGTAAGAAGCAGACGAGGGTCCATGAACAATCATAATGCATCATTTCACTGGAACGAGGACCTGATATTCGTCGCCGGCGAACCCTTGGAGGACTCCCTTATCGTGGTAGTGGAGGGTCGTACAAACCGAGAAGCAATACCTCTTGGGCACGTCATGGTTCCATTGAGTTCGATCGAGCAACGGATAGAGGAGAGATATGTGGTGCCAAAATGGTTCGCATTGGAAGGTAGAGCTAGTATTGGACCAAATGGTGCAGGTGTGGGCTACCATGGGAGAATACATCTACGACTCTGTTTGGAGGGAGGGTATCATGTGCTGGATGAAGCAGCACAAGTATGCAGCGACTTTAGACCCACGGCTAAGCAGCTGTGGAAGCCGGCTATAGGGATGTTGGAGCTGGGAATTCTAGGCGCCCGAGGCCTAATGCCCATGCAACACAATGTAAACAGAGTTCTTCGAGGCAAGGGCTCCACCAATGCTTATTGTGTAGCTAAATACGGCAAAAAGTGGGTCCGCACAAGAACCATCACGGACAGTTTTGATCCACGCTGGAATGAGCAGTACACGTGGCAGGTTTATGACCCTTGCACCGTTTTGACCATTGGTGTGTTTGACAATAGTCGTATTTTTGCTGACTCCACAGAACATAAGTTTGATACGCGTATAGGTAAAGTACGGATACGAGTATCCACCTTGGACAGCAACAAGGTTTATATCAGTTCATATCCTCTGTTGGTTTTACAAAGATCTGGTTTAAAGAAAATGGGTGAGATAGAATTAGCGGTTCGGTTCGTTTGCCCGAGTTTATTGCCACAAACTTGCACCGTATACGGTCAGCCGTTGCTTCCTAGGATGCACTATCTCCGCCCACTTGGTGCGGCCCAGCAAGAGGCTCTACGTGGGGCTGCCATCAAAATGGTTGCTTCATGGCTTGGAAGATTCGAACCACCATTGGAGCCTGAAGTGGTTCAGTACATGTTGGATGCGGATTCTCACTCGTGGAGCATGAGGAAGAGCAAAGCAAATTGGTTTCGAATCGTAGCTGTTCTTGCATGGGCAGTCGGATTGGCGAAATGGTTGCATAATATCCGCATGTGGAAGAACTCGACTACAACAGTTCTAGTTCATATTTTGTATTTGGTACTTGTTTGGTTTCCGGATTTGATTGTTCCTACCGGGTTCTTGTACATGTTCTTGGTTGGTGTATGGTACTACAGGTTCAGGCCCAAGATACCAGCAGGTATGGATACAAGGTTATCTCAAGCGGAGACATTGGATCCAGATGAGCTGGATGAGGAATTTGATACAATTCCAAGCTCAAAACCACCAGAAATAATCAGGGCTAGATATGACAGGTTACGGATTTTAGCTGCTCGGGTCCAAACAGTTTTGGGTGATTTAGCAACACAAGGAGAGCGGGTTCAAGCTTTGGTAAGTTGGAGGGACCCACGTGCAACCAAGTTGTTCATAGTAGTATGTTTGGCTATAACCATAATTCTTTACGTAGTGCCACCAAAAATGGTTGCTGTGGCCTTAGGATTCTACTATCTAAGGCATCCAATGTTCCGGAACCCCAAGCCACCGGCCAACCTGAACTTCTTCCGGCGACTTCCCAGTTTATCGGATCGGTTAATGTAG